In Lacinutrix sp. Bg11-31, the DNA window AACCTTTAACTTTTGAACCCAATCAATTAGTAGCAGCCATTAATAGCAGTTTTCAAAAGACTTCATTACCAAAAAACTATCGTGTAGAAGTGCTACAATGTAGAGATAACGAAGTTGCTTACAGTTATGAGATTCATACAGAAAAAGAACGGACTCTTATTCCATGTGCAGGACGATTATTGCCAAATGGCTGTTATACAATAGAAATTACTTTTTTAGATAAGGTAGAATCGAGTAGTGGTTATATTTGGTTATTATCTCTACTAGGTGTTGGGTTACTTATTTTTGTTATAAAGTTAATATTAAATAAAAAGAAGCGTAAAGATAATATTATTGAACTCGAAAACGCAACCGCCGATTTTGAAAAACTAGGTGTTTTTCAATTTTATCCAGAGCAAAATAAATTAGTGAAAGCAGCAACCGAAATTAGTCTTTCAAAAAAGGAATGCGAAATATTAGCCATTTTTGTGGCTAATCCTAATCAAATTATTAAACGAGACGAGCTTACCAAAAGAGTATGGGAAGACAATGGTGTAATAGTTGGTAGAAGTCTAGATACGTACATCTCTAAGTTGCGTAAAAAACTAAAAGACGACGATTCTATAAAGCTTACCAATGTTCATGGAGTAGGTTATAAACTGGAGATGTAATTTCCAAATTCTCACGCATTCTATACTCCAATCACAAGTAAAACAGTAATGTATTAAGCTACAGCTATTCATTAACTAAATTTATATCAACCATTACGGATTATGATTTTTAATTATTTAACAAGCAATTAGTTAGGGCTGTGGTATTGTTTTCTAAGTACTATTAAGGTGTTATTTATTAGATTTTTACTTAAAGGAATTTTATTAGTGAATAAAAAATGTTTATTTTATATAAAAATTGTTGTTTTCTAAATTAATGGCATTATATTTGCAAAACATTAATAAATTAAATTACATTACAATGAGTAAAGGAACAGTTAAATTTTTCAACGACGCTAAAGGATTTGGATTCATCACAGAAGAAGGTGTTGATAAAGATCATTTTGTACACATTTCTGGATTAATCGATGAGATTAGAGAAGGTGACCAAGTTGAATTCGATTTACAAGAAGGAAACAAAGGATTAAACGCGGTTAACGTAAAAGTTATCTAAGAATATATTCATATATTTTCAAAAAAGCTCATCTTTAATAGATGGGCTTTTTTTATGCTTTATAATTTGTCTTCCAAAAAGTGTGGCTACAGCAGTTTTTCATTGATATAACTGTAATACATAGTCCTTTTCTCTTTTCTAATTCAATAGAAACAAGAACTAAAGCAATGCTTAAATTTTATATTTTCTTATAAAGAAAAAAATCATCTTTTTCTTTTACAGCTATTTCAAACAAGAAATGGTATTATCTTTACCAAAAAAATATTTTATGTCAAAAAAGTTTTCAGATATTGGGATTAATAAGCAACTTCAAGAAAGTTTAGCGGCTTTGCAAATCTCTGTACCTACAGATATTCAAGAAAAAGTTATTCCTATTATTCTAAACCAAAAAGAAGATGTTGTTGCATTAGCAAAAACAGGAACGGGTAAAACTGCCGCTTTTGGTTTACCACTATTACAACTTATAGACATTGATGAAGTTAATATTCAGGCTGTTATTCTTGCTCCAACTAGAGAGTTAGGACAACAGATTTTTAATAATCTAGAGTCTTATAAAGCAAATAGTATGCAGGTATCTATTGCTGGATTATTT includes these proteins:
- a CDS encoding winged helix-turn-helix domain-containing protein, coding for MSYLLLINKSILKIYRILFILLISISFFSCQKEKNNDSVSATTKVTIREAGNQLLLKNQDSTSLILPVLELQSSVYKLEFNQPLTFEPNQLVAAINSSFQKTSLPKNYRVEVLQCRDNEVAYSYEIHTEKERTLIPCAGRLLPNGCYTIEITFLDKVESSSGYIWLLSLLGVGLLIFVIKLILNKKKRKDNIIELENATADFEKLGVFQFYPEQNKLVKAATEISLSKKECEILAIFVANPNQIIKRDELTKRVWEDNGVIVGRSLDTYISKLRKKLKDDDSIKLTNVHGVGYKLEM
- a CDS encoding cold-shock protein, giving the protein MSKGTVKFFNDAKGFGFITEEGVDKDHFVHISGLIDEIREGDQVEFDLQEGNKGLNAVNVKVI